In Raphanus sativus cultivar WK10039 unplaced genomic scaffold, ASM80110v3 Scaffold1866, whole genome shotgun sequence, the genomic window TCCTCCTCTTCAATATCTCCTCAAACTGATCTGAAGGGATCCCATTTCTCCATTCTTTCGCTTCATATATCTCGTGAAATATCTGTAGTACTTCGTCCACGTGAAACCTTAGATCTACACtcatcaaacaaaaaacatattagATAATAATGGCCTGATGTGTCTTAATACAACTCGATTTAAAAAGCTAGATACCTCGTAAAGTATTGTCTGTCACATAATCGTCCCTTATCAACGCAGCAACATCCTCCTCACAAGTCCCAGCCAACTCGAGAATCACCACCGCGCCTTCTAGATTCTCCTGCCAAGTCGGCAGGTCGAGTCTGTACTCCATCATCGACCTCTCGTAGAGCACGGCACACGACAAAACGTCAAGCCAAGATTTCAGCTTCGCCGCTTTATCCAGTCCTTTCGATTCAGGGTTCTTCAGCCCTTCCATAGACTTCTTGATATTGCTTTTGGCGCTTCGATAGAGCTGCAGCACATCTGCGTACGGCCACGTTTTCAAGTCCACGTGGCTAACAAGCGCGTAGTACCACGAGAGCCTCGCTTCCTCGAAGTGCTGGAGAGCTAACGCTAAAAACACTTCTAGCAAATCAGGTTTTACTCTCATGGCCTCTTCGTACTTCTCCTTCGCTTTCGCGTGCTCTGTTAAAGCGCATTCATAAGCGGTTTGAACTTGTTCTCCGGATCGTAGGAGGCTCAGCCTCTTCCTCGCACGTGTCATGTGCACGTGCCCCAGCTTAAGCAGCGACCTCGCCACGAGCTCTTGGAACTGTTTCGCCGCTTTTTCGAAAGGTAATTGAGCTTCTTCCGATGTCACCACCTCCTCCATAGCTTCCGAGTTGAGCTTCATCCCGAGCTCTTGGAGGTTCAAGCAGGTAGTATCGTCGGAATCCGCAATATTGGCTTGGATCTTGAACAGCCTAGCGAACTCCACCATCCAGTCTTCGATCTTGCACCTCCCTTTCCCGTTCGCCTTCGCTTTGAATGAATCGGCCGTTATTCTCAGCTTCTTCATCTCCACTAATCTCCCGAAAAACGGATCCTGCTCGGGGCTAACTTCCACCACGTAGAACCTCATCTTTTCCAGAGACGATGACACCTCCTCGCTCATTCTTAGCTCTTCATCTGTTGTGATCGTCACGAGATCTCCTTCTTGGTCCTTGTACTTTATGTGAACCGCTCTCAAGCTAGGGAAACGCTCGTGAACCACTTCCCTGAGGTGAAAGAGAGTGCAGTTCAACGGGAGCTCAGCCAATCTCACGTCGTCAGAGTACACAAACTTCACACTCTTCTTCACATTAATGATCTTCTCAGCATTCTCAGCATCACTCTTCGCTTGCACTTGAATGcttctgttcttcttcttcactctcgCCTTACCTTTCTTAGCCCAAAGCGCGAGGTGGGCCGCAACGGGCTCGACGTAATCAGCAGGAAGCTCAATCGCCGAATCTTTAACCATCAAGCCTTTACCCTCTAACGTTCTCTTGAGCTTCACAGCGATCTCAGACGCCATGGGGTTGTTAGGATCGAGCTCAGAGACCAAACAGACATCTCTCAACGCCGAGTCGAGCTTGTTCAACGCCTCGTAGCACCTAGCCCTCTTAAGCAGGGCCTTGGTGTAATCGGGAGAGATGGTGAGAGCCAAATCGCATTCGTGGATGGCTTTCGCGTACTCTCCGGGTTCGGAGTGCATGTAGCAGGAAGCCATGTTGGATCGGATGTGCGAGACTTCGACGTGGCTATCGGGGAGCACCTCTATGGCTTCTCTGTATTTGAGCATCGCGTTCTCGTAGTCTCGTCTTTGGAACAGCTTGTTGCCTGCTTCTTTTAATGATTGGGCCTTTGAGATGTAGTCTGGAGGTTGGAGATTTGTTGAATCGTCTGATTGATGATGGCTTTGGCTTGTTTCGGGTTCTTCTTCTAGCTTTCCCTTTAGCTTCTCCATGGCAAACAACTCTCAGAAGCAGAAAGATTCCGGAATAAAGATTACAACTTGGAACAGGACATGAGATGCTTTCTATGTCTTAATTTTCACAATGCACCACAGAAACGAAGGAAAATATATGGTACAATATTACgtgttttataatttacaacAAAAAGAAATGCCCTAAGGGTAGAACACGAGACGTGTCTACCTCTTTGAAATCGAGATCTTCAATCGCCGAgagatgtgtgtgtgtgtatgtgggAGATGATGATAATCTGAAACGGGTTTTTTTCTCGGGAAATGGATTTGTAAAATTTCTGGGGTAGAAGGaatgggaggaggaggaggaggaagaagcgaTGGAAAGAGAAGGGAAGAAGACGAGGAAGAAGATTATGAGACCATGTGAACGAGATagctttgtcttttttttttctttttttttttgggcaagaGCTTTGTCTGAAAGGCACGACAAAGGGTGTAATGGCAGAGCcaacattttaataatattattctatttacataataatctatttaaaataaataaatgagaaagggaagaagaaagaatTAAATGACGTCGAAATAATAAGGAAAGTAATTATTCGATTCGAATAATCTCGTTATGGTGTAGGGACTCGTGTcgaatatgtatttttttacatgaattttttttttccaggaaTATTATTCAGTGCTCTTTATTGTCGTaagaattttataatttctatcaTCCATTTAAAGAAAAGAACTGTTTATATGTTGTTGCATTTTGTTggtaaatgttaaatttatggGCCTACAAAGATTAGTATGGGCTTCGACCTAGATATTCTCTTCATTCTCATCTGTGCATTTCTCTTTgaccaacaaaacaaaactcaaaaagtCTTTGCATGGGGGAGTTTATTTTTAAGTCTACCCTTATTATACAAAGCTTGATTTTAATAAGACATCAATACAAAACCGTATTTTGTTACCAAAAAACTGGAATACAGTAAAAGATCcaatttttcaatatattaaattatattgtaaCCCACAACAACAGATTCtctaatatatattgtaaaaaaatctataaattaagaTTGGGTAAagtaataaacataataaattaataatttttttggtctCACATTAAGCGTTGTAAAATATGACTtaattagataaaataataagatgtaatactttgaaaacgtttatataaatataagatctcatttaaatcataaaattaataattgtcatatatataaatcttatataaatatatacaatttttttgttgtttatcttTCTTCCAAAGAAATTTTATCTCTAatctaatttataattttgttgaaCTACATATAAAAGTGAACTTGTATTCTATGATATGTAAGCATCatacataaaattcataaataatctaataaattagttaaaatttatCTCTTTAAACTTTAaccaatatataatatgaaaaatgaaatattatttttcagttttctaCACTAAAAATATTGTTCAAAAATGTAAATCTAAAAAGGAATTTTCctttaaattaataactctataaattaataaatttatagaacaaagaaataattgtactttttgctttttatttaaaatacaaaatctatatttatataagaaaaaaaaataactgtattttttgctttttatttacaatataattatctttctattttttcattatattttgctaatattttgctaatatttggtaaaattatatctaaaaaatatttaagtttaaaaaatattttgtatacacTAAATAATACAATGGAATAATATGAAAagcaaatttcaaaaatttaattaatatatacgttaaaatcaactattttaataaaaactatattctaaaatagaaaatccaaaattttgatCCAAACattattgatttataaactttttattgTATAGAAAAAACTCTGAATAATTCTCAATTCTCGGTatcttttcattctttttatgTGTAACATGGTCAACACTGGAAAGAAAACTTTATCCTCGTCTGATCATGTATTTAATTACTGCAGAAGAAAGTAGTAGATTGGGTAGCATATGATCCACCTATGTGTTTCTGGATGATACTAGATCACTTTGTTTGTAAATGTGGTTGAAATCCTTTGTGGTTGCAATTCATTTACTATCTCTTTGGTTAATGATAAGTTGAAGTTGAGCCAAAAAAATTACTGCAGAAAATAACATGCAGATcgttttttgcatttaaatacTAATCAACATTAGAAATGCATAAaagtaacaataataaaatatatatggaaTTGTATGCATGATAAACCTATGTGATAAAAAATTGTCATGCATGAACAAGGAAAAAAATAGGTGTGTGCAAGCTgccttttaattattttttgagtaactgttttgttttttactttacctataaatattaaatactagTTTGTTTATTTTCCACAACTAAAAAAATCCTATTTAAAAGTAACTTTTCCGTTTTATATAGaaatttagtataatttttatactaaaatatataaatgatatatgttGAATCTAATTTTGGACATTTTCTTAATGGGTCGAGTCAAGAGAATGAGCCGCATAAAGAAAAGCCCGCGGTAAAGATACGAGTTCGAAGAAGAAGTCTTCAAAAGCCTGGAAATCGCGGAAGAGGTTGAGAAAACAACAGAATGGAGCAACTATAAAGGAAGAGAGAAGATCGAGAGCAATACACAGTCGAAAACTCTAGAAAGAACACACTATTCACATTGACCTCTTTTCACATTGTTTTAGATCTATCCTTACTCGATTTCCTTTGTAGTATTGAATCTCATTTCCATTCATCGTAACCGATCTCTTATTcaataaaagtttatttttgtcAATCGATTTctgattacatcgttgtgttctaaggatatcaTTGTCTACATCTTTTTCATTCCACAATTTACATCACAAACACTATCAAATActtagtgtagattttaggaTCTACAATATAttctttacatatatatatatatatatatatatatatatatattaaattttatacagtttcacaaacacatatatacttaattttgatattctaaattttatatagtttttatgtAAAACATATTATACAATATTATGTTAAATGAGGATTATAcgataacatatataaaaatcgataatattaattatatagttgAACCAAATcgtaagaaagaaaaaataattgaataaaaatacaaaaataaaagtaaaacaagaatactctttataatttttgcaaacatgatgaattttcatataattttaaatatcacTATTAAATGatgatatttattattatttttgttaatatgatatttattacttatttataagttgtattttagatatttaattttcattaattttttaacatttatataaatataacaatttattaAAGTAACATGATTTGTATTTGTTCTTCTTGATTTGCTTCACTGGCTCAAAGCTTTTGCTTAAACTTTAAGCTAATAGTTTATAGGTCATCACAGTTTATGACTCCCCTTATTACATTACACCAAGAATAAAGTTTCTAATATTAAAACAACTATTTAAGCAGTGATGTGATGCATAGCTAGTCAGAGATTTTGTTAACCAAAAATAGTTTCTTCGTACGCAAGAAATAAGTCAAAGTCTACAGAACCTAGATATAAAATCTTGATCTTTACGTAATGCATAGAAGCGGTTAGGTTGTGGCCGGAAATCAAACCGGCGACCTATATGAAGAGGCGGCGGTTTAACCATACTCGCAGCTAAAGATTTCCTCAATCTCTCTGCCTCCACACTCGTGATCCTCGCGAGCCAATTCACCAAAACCCTTTTTCTCAAATTTAATCCTGAATTGCTCGTCGTGTTAACACACTTGCTTAGCTGCGTCTGAGAATTTAGGGTTCTGTTTTTCTCGTTTTCTAGACAGCGGTGAAAAGCGCACCGGAACGACCCAGGGTGCGTCGTGGGAGAGCACATACACTTTCTCTTCTGATGATTGGGAACGGCGACGGAGGGTTTTGGGCTGTTTCTGGGAGAAAACGTCTTCAAACAACAGAGAGGACATAGGACTGATGAACTTCTTGATTTTTCGGTAGCCGCCATGAATGcagttagagagagagagagagagagataagcgTTTTGGTTATTTAAATCGTTCTGTTGAAGATTCAAAGATTCTGTTTGATACACATGACCTCTATTTATGAAAGTTAATGCAAAGTTAATGCAGCGGTTGCAAACCATGTCCAGGGTCAAAAACTACTAGTACAATTTATGATATTAAATgctaattttcttattttttgaaCGCTTTATTTTTCCGTTTTTTTCTGAGCAAATAAACAAGACTCCAAACCGAATTGAAACCGGAATGCCCGCCTCATCACCATAACCATGCAAAAACTAGGTTGACTAAGTTAAGTCCAACTGACCAACTATATCACAAGTTGATCCGAATATGAATAGTTTCGGAATGGGTTCGGCCCTTAAACCAAAATACTCTGAAAATCCAATATATCCAAACTGAACGCAATCGGATAATTCAAACGCCTCAGTGTAAATAGGCCAATTAAGAAATTaccacttctctctctctctctctctctttttttactGGAAACTATTTTAATTCGATTGAATTCAGAGGAATCAAACCTTGCGGATGAACTTCTTCTTCAGGATTTTTAAAATGGACTCTAAAACATGAATCCATTTTCGTATTAGGTGAACAGAACAACATGATTTAGTTTTGATAGTAGAAAAATCGAATCTAAAACGTGTTTGCATCCCAAACCCGTCCACTACCATCCGACCACAAGATccttgttctctttttttttgttgcattgATAATATACCAAGTTTcccatttcttttacttgtaCATAACCAAAGTCtccatgtttatttttatttcctttgcctcaagaaaagaagaacaaaaatggaGTCATCCTTAGTAAACTTCTGAGGCTTACTACTTGCAAATGCCGACCATACATGATACAACCGTCCACGCTAAGTAGAAATATATTGATGGTAATAGATACAACTACACCACAATCAATCACTTTGAGCAAAGAACAATTCGTAAAAACACTGAACATCATTGGAGGTTATAGTTAGCAAACTCACAGTCCACGAATTAGTCAAGGAGATACACTGTCAAGGCCACACCTACAATTTCAGAGAGATTATAGTTTAGAagaataatcattttaaaaaaaaattcgattATAGCATTTCCAACAAACTCACAGTCCACGAATTAGTCGAGGAGAAACTCTCTCAAAGCCACACCTACAATTTCAGAGAAATTATAGTttgaagaatattttttttttaattcgctGATAGCATCTCCAATAGTCTCTGTATATTCTCTAAAAATTGGAGTATTTCTATATATTTCtacaatagattttttttgtataagaaaatatacaaagtGTGTTAGAAATGATATAATGAGTTCATTTTTCTAGAATACATATACTCCATGTAATTGTGTTTTGGTCACTGCATGTGTATATAGTTTTccgtatttttttctttgatcattatttatttgtatataagttctctttttttttcttcaaaagtgaaaataaattaagtctttttttttcagggaCATACcaagttttgttttgtaaattctCTCCGCTGACCACCATCGGCCACAGAGAAACATACTTAATGCTATAAAGTGGATTAGCCCGAAAATGTATTACAATGCATGATCATAGTTTTTAATACCTTCCGACTAATGCCATGGTGGACCGATATCATTTGTTGCGCATATAAACTATTTGATGAACCACAACTCAAACCTAGACTAGTCAAGTAGTAGTAGTGATAATTTAGTTCAAAGAGGAAATCGAACCCAGAATTGATGAATACCACCAATTGGAAGTCAGATATCTACATTTGACATATGACGATGAGTCATCCACGGATCACAATGTTTATCTAAAATGATAACTGGAATGTAATGTTACACTACTTACTGGGACTTGTAATTCAGTGGCTTATGTTAATATTGTCGTTTTACCCTCCCTTTAATCCAAATCCGATGTTATGCATTTTGTTAACAAACCAAAAATACTTTTGTTGCTCTTTTTAGATATAAAGAAATTTGGGATATGGTCCTTATAAACAAATACGTTCAAGATTTTATTATCTTTGCTTTTATAAAAATGCCAAGTTGACGGGCAAATTCAAGATTCTGGTCCACAATTGTGGTTTTCAAAATCGTTTTTGGTCTACCTTTTGTTTCAAGTTTGCCGTCTACTCTATTATATAAGCTCTTTTGTCCCATAATTTTCATCAAACCCTTTTTTCTTCTGAAATCAGTGCAAATAATGGAAGAGAAGCCAAAGTTCAAGACTGTCCAAGAGGTGGTTGCAGCCAACGAAGGACTACCAGAAAGATATCTCCAACAACTCACCGGAGACCATGAAGATCAGCCTCTTAATGGTCCAGTGCCTGAGATGGATATTCCATCCATTGATCTCAGTCTTCTACTTTCTTTTTCCGAAGAAGGTCAACAAGAGTTGAGTAAACTTCACTCGGCGCTCTCTAAATGGGGAGTTGTTCAGGTTTGACAATTTTAATGAATCTAATCTCTTAGCATGTGCAACTGAAACATTCAAACAATATTACTCTGttggtaaaagaaaataacCTTCAAATACAAATTTAGATACACAGttacacacatattaaaaaggGCTTGTATATAATTAAAGGAAAAATCACATTTAAAACCTCCAAAGTGGTCATTACTCCTATTTTAAAccttcaaatttaaaatttctagaataaattttcaaattagtaACACTCTTAACAAAAACTATGAAAGTGGCCCACGTGTGTTCTTTATTATCATGGTGAAGATAATTATAAACATCGTTGACGTGATATGCTTAACTCAATtagtttaacttaaatatatattttattaaaataaattaatttattatcaaatttatttttattttaacttataaataaactaatttaaaaccTCTAATTGGCTTGTTATGTAAAACAGTCGTAAAAATCTGAAAgaacaaaaatgtttttttttttctaacaaaaaaaactctaaaaaatTTGTGTATGTTAGAGACTATATAAAGTAGTGACATTGTTAATAAATCTTCTTAATCCATATTTATATGTTCTAATGTGTGGTGCTTCTTCAGTTTTTTTGTGTGGATCTTTCTAAAAATTATAGAATAATCATttcaatttaatttgatttgtaagagtaaaataattttaggtcgatatattttttgtatacaatttttttattatgataaattttatttgttcacATTGTAGCAAAGAGTACACaatgaaaaaaatagtttattaaaaagagaaaatttaATAAAGCATATGTTGTTTAAGTAAAATAAACGGAGTTAATCATCATGTCAACGGTGTTTATAATTTTGTCCACCATAATAATAAAGAAACACCTAAGCcaccatttttattatttttgttaagaatgttattaatatgaaagtttattatagaaatttaaattttgaaggTTTAAAGTAAAAGTCATGaccactttgaaggtttttAATGGAATGTTCATAAAGAACCAAATTTACTATGTTGTGATTGGTAGTTGATGTAGGTGTTGTCCACAGTCCTATTTACTTATACATCAATAAATTAAGAGCAATTAAgctttaagttttttatttaaaccaCAATTCTTGAAATAACGTATAGTTGTATAAATGTTTTGCATAGCCAAATATCCaaagcattttttaaaaaaatttctataaaatttacataataaaatctaaatccacatcaaaaagtttacaaattattCTTTACAGCAAAATGTTAAACCTACGGACATTACCAATCGGACCCTACATTACATATAcacttaataaataaataaaaactatgaaCACAGCGTATGATATTTTATTGAAGCAGGTTATGAATCATGGAATTACAGAAGCGTTTCTCGACAAGATCTACAAGCTAACGAAGCAGTTCTTTGCGCTTCCGACAGAAGAGAAGCAGAAGTACGCAAGAGATATTGGCAATGTCCAAGGATATGGAAGCGACATGATTTTTTCAGACGACCAAATTCTCGATTGGATCGACCGTTTGTTTCTCACTACTTACCCTGAAGATCAGCAACACCTAAAATTCTGGCCTGAAGTCCCAACCGGATTCAGGTAAATTCCATACGTTTCAGTTTCATCATGGTTCACTCATTTGCCTTTGGTGATTATGACAAACGTTTCTTCAGGGAAACGTTGCATGAATACACAATGAAGCAACATGCAGTGATTGGACAGTTCTTTAAAGGCATGGCTAGATCGTTGGACTTGGAAGATAATGTCTTTCTAGAGATGCATGGAGAAAATGCTAGGATGGATACAAGGTTCAACATGTATCCTCCATGTCCAAGGCCGGACATGGTTATTGGGGCGAAACCACATGGTGATGGCTCAGCTTTTACTCTTCTCTTACCAGACAAAGATGTGGAAGGGCTTCAGTTCCTGAAAGATGGGAAATGGTATAAAGCTCCAATAGTCCCTGACACAATTCTGATCAACGTAGGAGATCTGATGGAggtaaataatatatcaatcatGTAGATATGAAAATTGAAATAATGATTGATGGAGAATGagcatatataattataatctCTCGTTGGTGTTCAGATAATGAGCAATGGGATCTACAAGAGCCCAATTCATAGAGTGGTGACTAacagagaaaaagaaaggaTATCTGTTGCAACATTTTGCGTACCGAGTCCAGACAAAGAGATTCAGCCTGTGGAGGGGCTTGTGTCTGAGACAAGGCCAAGATTGTATAAAACAGTTAAGAAGTACGTGGAGCTGTACTTCGATTCTTATCAACAAGGTCTGAGGCCTATTGAAGCTGCACTAATCTGAAAGAAAATTCAAGTCTCTTCTGTAATTTCTattacttaaaaaataaaaaataaaataatacgtTGCTTTATCTGTTTGACATGTGATGCTGGCATGCTGCATTGTACTGGATTGCATTTCTTTGAGACAATAAAGATTTTGGCGcactattttattataatttttcccCTTCAAAAACTacaagaataaaatatattttggagtTTAATTTTTAACGAAATCATAATATGTATAgtataaagttttgttttaattttgtaacttttttattttaataaatgtttttaattgcATATGATATTTGAAGagaatatatacataaaaaggaaactaaaattaacaaaattttaataatatcaattagatataatattttttgtttattaagtATATCTTTATAGTTAACTGTCAGtaagaattattttttcaaCTAATAATATAGAGACTGCTCCTTTGATATTTATAATTCTCCTTTAGATGATGTATTTATTTCGGAAAACGAGAGCTGCTACCAAATGTCTTTGAAGTAACTTCAGAATGTTCAGAAGCTCTTGAAAGATGATGCTTTTGTCAAATGCCAGTTCAAGTTTTCATAAGACTACAATGAAAATGACAATGAGGTCTTGCACCAATGCGTGTGTTTTAGTCTTCACTACACATGATCGTAAAGTTGACTGTTGAAAAGTAAGCTTTTGAGAGAGGGGACTTTTCTTTCCTTCAAAAGTCCACAAGTTGTTGGAACCACATTTAGTTGTCCCCCACGACTTCATTATTAGTTGACTTGCATTTTGAAACTTCGATACTGTAATATCTCGAGTTGtgatatacaaaaatatttaagaaaaacaatttgGTTACATATGTCATCAAAGTTGATTTAACTTTTCTGTTacatattcatttaaaattctAAAGCTAAGTATGTTTGGACTTGAATAGCGAAATGACAAATGACCTAACTGAAAGTGATTCGCAATACCGTGTGAATGAGGTCAAAATACTGGAAAATATTGAGTGGTAATTTTAGAGTCAGTAAACAATAAATTCTATTCTTGAAAAAATTAACGCAAGACCGGATCGGATGTGGATGGTCTATTACCCGTGGGAGGACGTGGATGGTCCATTACAAACCTACTTTCGTATATACCTTCAACTTCCTTCCGTTTTATTTGGTTACCCGTTGCAGCATGAAGCTCTCTCTTTCGCTTGCTGTCAATGCTCTCATTCTTCTTAAAGCTCTCGTAATGATCTCTGCTCAAGCCAGGTTTTCAAATGAGACTGACATGAAAGCTTTGCTTGAGTTCAAATCTCAAGCTGCTGAAAACAGAAGGGAGGTTTTGGCCTCATGGAACAACTCCTCTCCACTCTGCAGCTGGATTGGAGTCAGATGTGGCCGCAGACGAGAAAGAGTTTCAAGTCTAGACCTCGGAGGATTCAAATTAGCCGGTGTGATCTCACCTTCCATTGGTAATCTCTCTTTTCTCAGATCACTTAATCTTGGAGACAACTCTTTTGTTGGCACCATCCCTCAAGAAGTTGGAATGCTATTTAGGCTTCAGTACTTGAACATGAGCTTCAATCTCCTCGAAGGAAATATTCCTCACAGTCTTTCTAACTGCTATTAAACTCTCTAGCCT contains:
- the LOC108845987 gene encoding flavonol synthase/flavanone 3-hydroxylase, which gives rise to MEEKPKFKTVQEVVAANEGLPERYLQQLTGDHEDQPLNGPVPEMDIPSIDLSLLLSFSEEGQQELSKLHSALSKWGVVQVMNHGITEAFLDKIYKLTKQFFALPTEEKQKYARDIGNVQGYGSDMIFSDDQILDWIDRLFLTTYPEDQQHLKFWPEVPTGFRETLHEYTMKQHAVIGQFFKGMARSLDLEDNVFLEMHGENARMDTRFNMYPPCPRPDMVIGAKPHGDGSAFTLLLPDKDVEGLQFLKDGKWYKAPIVPDTILINVGDLMEIMSNGIYKSPIHRVVTNREKERISVATFCVPSPDKEIQPVEGLVSETRPRLYKTVKKYVELYFDSYQQGLRPIEAALI
- the LOC130504886 gene encoding protein PHOX3-like; its protein translation is MEKLKGKLEEEPETSQSHHQSDDSTNLQPPDYISKAQSLKEAGNKLFQRRDYENAMLKYREAIEVLPDSHVEVSHIRSNMASCYMHSEPGEYAKAIHECDLALTISPDYTKALLKRARCYEALNKLDSALRDVCLVSELDPNNPMASEIAVKLKRTLEGKGLMVKDSAIELPADYVEPVAAHLALWAKKGKARVKKKNRSIQVQAKSDAENAEKIINVKKSVKFVYSDDVRLAELPLNCTLFHLREVVHERFPSLRAVHIKYKDQEGDLVTITTDEELRMSEEVSSSLEKMRFYVVEVSPEQDPFFGRLVEMKKLRITADSFKAKANGKGRCKIEDWMVEFARLFKIQANIADSDDTTCLNLQELGMKLNSEAMEEVVTSEEAQLPFEKAAKQFQELVARSLLKLGHVHMTRARKRLSLLRSGEQVQTAYECALTEHAKAKEKYEEAMRVKPDLLEVFLALALQHFEEARLSWYYALVSHVDLKTWPYADVLQLYRSAKSNIKKSMEGLKNPESKGLDKAAKLKSWLDVLSCAVLYERSMMEYRLDLPTWQENLEGAVVILELAGTCEEDVAALIRDDYVTDNTLRDLRFHVDEVLQIFHEIYEAKEWRNGIPSDQFEEILKRRIANIFHVSHTTTT